A single window of Symphalangus syndactylus isolate Jambi chromosome 4, NHGRI_mSymSyn1-v2.1_pri, whole genome shotgun sequence DNA harbors:
- the LOC129481080 gene encoding uncharacterized protein codes for MNAVLNLFTSTNSLHLQSCLGVLCSVDTRHTRSDVRKQAVKISLCHWVTQALPDKEEPILSVPGDLDLLDILQNGIWIHYNDDIMLTGQDDKRLLYTRGLGKTHALQKKNLLLITRICRFQGGRGRNTT; via the exons TTTACCTCAACAAATAGCTTACACCTCCAATCCTGTCTTGGCGTGCTCTGCTCGGTAGATACAAGACACACCAGGAGTGATGTGAGGAAACAGGCAGTAAAGATAAGCCTTTGCCACTGGGTTACTCAGGCCCTCCCTGACAAGGAGGAGCCCATCTTGAGTG TCCCAGGAGACCTGGACCTTCTGGACATCCTGCAGAATGGTATATGGATCCATTACAATGATGACATCATGCTGACTGGGCAAGATGACAAGAGGTTGCTATACACCAGAGGGCTTGGGAAGACACATGCCCTGCAGAAG AAAAATTTGCTCCTGATTACAAGGATATGTCGAtttcagggaggcagaggaagaaatACAACATGA